From one Acidobacteriota bacterium genomic stretch:
- a CDS encoding YceI family protein has product MLRTPSLVLVSVLTLASVSMNAQNAGPRPGPGNQPPPPPPPTAGAKLEIVDGSSATYRVTEQFVGVAFTNDAEGTTNLVSGTLTINADGTVAPGSKLTVDLRGLKSDQDQRDGYIQNRTLETAKFPDAEFVPTGVTGLDKMIPSAGQAGISLTGNLTIHGVTKEVTFQGIATFNPRTDTVAGRAKTTLTFDQFGLTQPKIGRLASVDNKIGLELVYRFKRSMP; this is encoded by the coding sequence ATGTTACGCACACCCTCATTGGTGCTCGTAAGCGTGCTTACGCTGGCCAGTGTTTCGATGAATGCTCAGAACGCGGGGCCCCGTCCTGGGCCGGGAAACCAGCCGCCACCACCACCTCCTCCGACTGCCGGCGCGAAGCTGGAGATCGTTGACGGCTCCTCCGCAACCTATCGCGTCACAGAACAGTTTGTCGGCGTCGCCTTCACCAACGATGCGGAAGGCACCACGAACCTGGTCAGCGGTACGTTGACGATCAATGCCGACGGAACCGTTGCCCCGGGCTCGAAGCTGACGGTTGATCTTCGTGGACTGAAGAGCGACCAGGACCAGCGCGACGGCTACATCCAGAACCGCACGCTCGAGACCGCGAAGTTCCCCGACGCCGAGTTTGTCCCCACCGGGGTTACCGGCCTCGACAAGATGATTCCCTCCGCTGGGCAGGCGGGCATCTCGCTTACCGGTAACCTCACCATTCACGGCGTCACCAAAGAAGTGACCTTCCAGGGCATCGCAACCTTCAACCCGCGTACCGACACGGTGGCCGGCCGCGCCAAGACCACGCTGACCTTCGACCAGTTTGGCCTGACCCAGCCCAAGATCGGACGTCTGGCCAGCGTCGACAACAAGATCGGCCTCGAGCTCGTCTACCGCTTCAAACGAAGCATGCCTTAG
- a CDS encoding iron-sulfur cluster loop has translation MQNETELFPEAAEDGASAHRRRPTPEEADKLPYVHRLLLGDFGQPEKREPWDPLSQFIYSLLASRTKTEMTYAVVRNLRSRFGTWENLRDAPLKEIEDAIRDITFPEQKALHLKVSLEQITERYGSLTLDFLARYRTDKIRAWLEQFPGIGPQTSAAIVNFSTLRRKAISMDAHHLRVSQRLGLTPRADAATTEERLMRLVPETWTAEMLDDHHQLVKKLGQTICTFDSPRCRQCPLLKICPYGQKQVGEAKDDPSSR, from the coding sequence ATGCAGAATGAAACGGAGTTGTTTCCAGAGGCGGCAGAGGATGGAGCGAGCGCGCATCGCCGCCGTCCTACGCCTGAGGAAGCCGACAAGCTGCCCTACGTTCACCGTCTGCTGCTCGGTGATTTTGGTCAGCCGGAGAAGCGCGAGCCATGGGACCCGCTCTCGCAGTTCATCTACTCTCTGCTGGCCTCGCGCACAAAGACGGAGATGACTTATGCTGTGGTGCGCAATCTGCGCTCGCGCTTCGGTACGTGGGAGAACCTCCGCGACGCTCCGCTGAAGGAGATCGAAGACGCGATCCGCGACATCACTTTCCCTGAGCAGAAGGCGCTGCACCTGAAGGTCTCGCTGGAGCAGATTACCGAGCGCTACGGCTCGCTGACGCTCGACTTCCTCGCCCGCTACCGCACCGACAAGATTCGCGCCTGGCTCGAACAGTTTCCCGGCATCGGTCCGCAGACCAGCGCCGCCATCGTCAACTTCTCCACCCTGCGCCGCAAGGCCATCTCCATGGACGCGCACCACCTCCGCGTCTCGCAGCGGCTGGGGCTTACGCCCCGCGCCGACGCCGCCACCACCGAGGAGCGGCTGATGCGCCTTGTCCCGGAGACATGGACGGCCGAGATGCTCGACGACCATCACCAACTCGTCAAAAAACTCGGCCAGACGATCTGCACCTTCGACTCCCCCAGGTGCAGGCAGTGTCCTCTGCTAAAGATCTGCCCCTACGGGCAGAAGCAGGTCGGCGAGGCCAAAGACGACCCCTCCTCGCGGTAA
- a CDS encoding isoaspartyl peptidase/L-asparaginase: MQGKPVLLIHGGAWAMPDNAVEAHKAGIAAALAAGYALLERGASALDAVEAAVTAMEDDEAFDAGRGSFLTRDGRVQLDALLMNGENLRAGGVACVERLKNPIRAARLVLDHSPHVYFVGVGAERFARQHGMALIDNTELIVPRERERLMAFQKAELEGATDTTFSGPLHLDKEEEGGDPTGHSHDTVGAVALDCNGHIAAGTSTGGTLSKAPGRVGDSSLIGCGCYADDHSAAVSLTGWGEPIMKLVLGKWAVDRVASGVLPEVAAEAAIDYLYGRLGGHGGIILIDRQGRIGLAHNTPRMAWGLRTGDGVQIGVTRNAQD; the protein is encoded by the coding sequence ATGCAAGGGAAGCCGGTTCTCCTGATCCACGGCGGCGCATGGGCCATGCCTGACAATGCGGTCGAAGCCCACAAGGCCGGCATCGCCGCCGCGCTGGCCGCGGGCTATGCTCTGCTCGAGCGCGGCGCGAGCGCCCTTGACGCTGTTGAAGCCGCGGTCACTGCGATGGAAGACGACGAGGCCTTCGACGCCGGGCGCGGGTCCTTTCTGACGCGCGATGGCCGCGTGCAGCTCGACGCCCTGCTGATGAACGGCGAGAACCTTCGCGCCGGCGGCGTGGCCTGCGTCGAGCGGCTCAAGAACCCGATCCGCGCCGCGCGCCTGGTGCTCGACCACAGCCCGCATGTGTACTTCGTCGGCGTGGGCGCCGAGAGGTTCGCGCGCCAGCACGGCATGGCGTTGATCGACAACACCGAGCTGATCGTCCCGCGCGAGCGCGAGCGGCTGATGGCCTTTCAGAAGGCCGAGCTGGAGGGTGCGACGGACACGACGTTCTCCGGGCCGCTGCATCTCGATAAGGAAGAAGAAGGCGGCGACCCAACCGGTCACTCGCACGACACCGTGGGCGCGGTCGCGCTCGACTGCAATGGACACATCGCCGCGGGCACAAGCACCGGCGGCACGCTCTCGAAGGCGCCTGGGCGCGTGGGCGACTCGTCGCTGATCGGCTGCGGCTGCTACGCCGACGACCACTCCGCCGCCGTCTCGCTGACCGGCTGGGGCGAGCCGATCATGAAGCTGGTGCTGGGCAAGTGGGCCGTCGACCGCGTGGCTTCAGGCGTTCTGCCTGAAGTAGCTGCGGAGGCTGCGATCGACTACCTGTACGGGCGGCTCGGCGGGCATGGCGGAATCATCCTTATCGACCGCCAGGGACGCATCGGCCTCGCGCACAACACGCCGCGCATGGCCTGGGGGCTGAGAACAGGGGACGGCGTACAGATAGGCGTGACCCGGAACGCGCAGGATTGA
- a CDS encoding glycoside hydrolase, with amino-acid sequence MNHIARLKTLGLMALSFGSLYPALAQGTVPTFTQKHGDATLTLVGKDPANGGTTTIPTVIAPVRLEFETKKVAGKPYALDAAGDVAPLEQSPVFAHAEFKGLGRTQYADAMLRTTFPKAKDWHTLLGKPEVKPITVKVPAGSGYVLTSKREGAAAAIVDIEFLQKEVFKQLPKQDGKLVFVVTHNTAFYAMGDATVCCGWGTHGVDRATGNSFVLASYLRHAPTVITDKDVQPVTQQLAEFINDPLMDPLYQRELYEQHLNPASAPGNVVSWMRPEGMKPGDAGRCGGNRVASTYFQLQPTDTNPKNNFPASEPYAVGAYHVQNVALMSWYTGSSETMGSTYSFPDAKLLPEQAKPCPSRRPGMGGAFPGPPKPTAEPFAQTSAPNGHKLIGYWAGYGSAASTFPLREVSPQWDYILVAFAIPDKNAPEGTMKFAPPTGMDPAEFKRDVQYLKSKGKKVMISLGGGGQHFTLADPKRVPNYVDSVTKIVEEYGIDGIDIDFESPSLSIDAGDTDFRHPTTPSIVNLIDALRQLHNHFGKDFMISLVPEGTQIPAGYPSYGGQFGSYLAITYAIRDILTFIDVQDYNTPPLQGLDGEIYQPGTVDYHAAMTELLLHGFNIGGDPKQFFPPLKASQVAVGFLIGDTTADIVNQAMDYIITGKAPKGTTYRLRNPKGYPEMVGAMFWTIDGDRRQNYVFSNSVGPQLHGYPSSK; translated from the coding sequence ATGAATCATATAGCACGCTTGAAAACCCTCGGCCTTATGGCGCTTTCGTTCGGATCGCTATATCCGGCACTGGCGCAGGGGACCGTTCCGACCTTTACGCAGAAGCATGGCGACGCAACATTGACGCTGGTGGGAAAGGACCCCGCCAATGGCGGCACGACGACGATTCCCACGGTGATCGCGCCGGTGAGGCTCGAGTTCGAGACGAAGAAGGTTGCGGGCAAGCCATATGCTCTGGACGCGGCGGGAGACGTTGCTCCGCTCGAGCAGTCGCCTGTGTTTGCGCACGCCGAGTTCAAAGGCTTGGGACGCACGCAGTATGCCGACGCGATGCTGCGCACGACGTTTCCCAAAGCAAAGGACTGGCACACGCTGCTGGGCAAGCCGGAGGTGAAGCCCATCACCGTCAAGGTGCCCGCCGGCTCGGGCTATGTGCTGACGTCGAAGCGCGAGGGTGCCGCCGCCGCGATTGTCGACATCGAGTTCCTCCAGAAAGAGGTCTTCAAGCAGCTTCCGAAGCAGGACGGCAAGCTGGTCTTCGTTGTGACGCACAACACGGCGTTCTACGCCATGGGCGACGCGACCGTGTGCTGCGGATGGGGCACGCATGGCGTGGACCGCGCGACGGGCAACTCGTTCGTGCTGGCCAGCTATCTGCGCCACGCGCCCACCGTTATCACCGACAAGGACGTGCAGCCGGTCACGCAGCAACTGGCGGAGTTCATCAACGACCCTCTGATGGACCCGCTGTATCAGCGCGAGCTGTATGAGCAGCATCTGAATCCTGCCTCGGCCCCGGGCAACGTGGTGAGCTGGATGCGCCCGGAGGGGATGAAGCCGGGCGACGCCGGGCGATGCGGCGGCAACCGCGTGGCCTCGACGTACTTCCAGCTTCAGCCGACGGACACGAACCCGAAGAACAACTTTCCCGCATCGGAGCCTTACGCCGTCGGCGCGTATCACGTACAGAACGTGGCGCTGATGTCGTGGTACACGGGCTCGTCGGAGACGATGGGCAGCACCTACAGCTTCCCCGATGCGAAGCTGTTGCCGGAGCAGGCCAAGCCCTGCCCGTCGCGCCGGCCCGGCATGGGAGGAGCGTTTCCCGGCCCCCCGAAGCCGACGGCTGAGCCCTTCGCCCAGACCTCGGCCCCGAACGGACACAAGCTGATCGGCTACTGGGCGGGCTATGGCTCGGCGGCGTCGACCTTCCCGCTGCGCGAGGTCTCGCCGCAGTGGGACTACATCCTGGTCGCCTTCGCGATTCCGGACAAGAACGCTCCCGAGGGCACGATGAAGTTCGCCCCGCCCACCGGCATGGATCCGGCGGAGTTCAAGCGCGACGTCCAGTATCTGAAGAGCAAGGGCAAGAAGGTGATGATCTCGCTCGGCGGCGGCGGACAGCACTTTACGCTGGCCGACCCGAAACGCGTGCCCAATTACGTCGACTCGGTGACGAAGATCGTCGAGGAGTACGGCATCGACGGCATCGACATCGACTTCGAGAGCCCGTCGCTGTCGATCGACGCGGGCGACACGGACTTCAGGCATCCCACCACACCCTCCATCGTGAACCTGATCGACGCGCTACGGCAGTTGCACAACCACTTCGGCAAGGACTTCATGATCTCGCTGGTGCCGGAGGGGACGCAGATCCCGGCCGGATATCCGAGCTACGGCGGGCAGTTCGGCTCGTACCTCGCGATCACGTATGCGATCCGCGATATCCTGACGTTCATCGATGTGCAGGACTACAACACTCCCCCGCTGCAAGGGCTCGACGGCGAGATCTATCAGCCGGGCACGGTGGACTACCACGCGGCGATGACGGAGCTTCTGCTGCACGGCTTCAACATCGGCGGCGACCCGAAGCAGTTCTTCCCGCCGCTCAAGGCCAGCCAGGTGGCGGTCGGCTTCCTGATCGGCGACACGACGGCGGACATCGTGAACCAGGCGATGGACTACATCATCACGGGCAAGGCGCCAAAGGGAACGACGTACAGGCTGCGCAACCCGAAGGGCTACCCGGAGATGGTCGGCGCGATGTTCTGGACGATCGACGGCGACCGGCGGCAGAACTACGTCTTCTCAAACAGCGTGGGGCCGCAACTGCATGGGTACCCCTCGTCAAAGTAA
- a CDS encoding A/G-specific adenine glycosylase, producing the protein MSARKTPVESEGFTALTETGVAIDPPSFRRRLMSWYRSHARELPWRGISDPYRTWVSEVMLQQTRVEAVIEHYNDFLRRFPTLLALALATEEDVLASWSGLGYYRRARMLHKAAQFITSERNGALPRTAAELRTLPGIGEYTCAAIASIAFGESIAVVDGNVERVLLRLTGHAEQNNAQGRAFVQRQAGLLVPRKRFKGNTNAAGDHNQAMMELGATICLPRAPLCLHCPVYGMCATRGEHITQPRIQQKSRPAAYLLNIRKRGVITEVLLERRAQNASLMAGMYELPPLPQDAVEGREPMLRLRHSITSTNYYVQVFAPRGSRDRALRRAVPAARTDLRWFRTGRLHSLALTGLARKILQRLDVMSVRPVRLTGVEDEPVIMK; encoded by the coding sequence ATGTCAGCGCGCAAAACTCCAGTGGAGTCCGAGGGGTTCACAGCCCTCACCGAGACCGGTGTCGCGATCGATCCGCCCTCATTCCGCCGCCGCCTGATGAGCTGGTATCGCTCTCATGCGCGCGAGCTTCCGTGGCGCGGCATCAGCGACCCGTACAGGACATGGGTCTCCGAGGTGATGCTGCAACAGACGCGCGTCGAGGCCGTGATCGAGCACTACAACGACTTCCTGCGCCGCTTCCCCACGCTCCTCGCGCTTGCGCTCGCTACCGAAGAAGACGTGCTCGCTTCGTGGTCCGGCCTCGGCTACTACCGCCGGGCGCGTATGTTGCACAAGGCCGCACAGTTCATCACCAGCGAACGCAACGGCGCGCTCCCGCGCACGGCCGCCGAGCTGCGCACGCTGCCCGGCATCGGCGAATATACCTGCGCCGCCATCGCCTCGATCGCCTTCGGCGAGAGCATTGCCGTCGTCGACGGCAACGTGGAGCGGGTGCTCCTTCGCCTTACCGGCCATGCCGAGCAGAACAACGCGCAGGGCCGCGCCTTCGTGCAGCGGCAGGCCGGACTGCTGGTCCCGCGCAAACGCTTCAAGGGCAACACCAACGCCGCGGGCGATCACAACCAGGCCATGATGGAACTGGGCGCGACCATCTGCCTTCCCCGCGCTCCGCTCTGCCTGCACTGTCCTGTCTACGGCATGTGTGCCACGCGCGGCGAGCACATCACCCAGCCACGCATACAGCAGAAGAGCCGCCCCGCCGCCTACCTGCTGAACATCCGCAAGCGCGGCGTCATCACCGAGGTCCTGCTCGAGCGCCGCGCGCAAAATGCCAGCCTGATGGCCGGCATGTATGAACTGCCTCCTCTGCCTCAGGATGCCGTGGAAGGGCGCGAGCCCATGCTGCGACTTCGCCATTCGATCACCAGCACCAACTACTATGTGCAGGTCTTCGCGCCGCGGGGCAGCAGAGACCGCGCGCTGCGCCGCGCCGTTCCCGCCGCGCGTACCGATCTGCGCTGGTTCCGCACCGGCCGCCTGCACTCGCTCGCGCTTACCGGGCTGGCGCGTAAGATCTTGCAGCGGCTCGATGTCATGTCTGTGCGCCCGGTGCGGCTAACCGGCGTTGAAGACGAGCCGGTCATCATGAAGTAG
- a CDS encoding M28 family peptidase produces the protein MSLLALSVSVIAQTVPVNVKAAIDSVDAEKIRAHVKFLSDDLLEGRGPGTRGGEIAAQYIATQFALYGLKPAGDNGAYLQEVNFVGTKTIADKTHFSFVPDKPKGGGMSIMLHSYDLTYGDDYTVNNRKLTETADINAPIVFVGYGVVAPEFGWNDYAGVDVKGKVVLCIVGDPPSDDPKFFGGKALTYYGRWTYKFEEAARQGAIGALVIHRTDLASYGWDVVKNSNTGEKTYLRDNKDPQLEAASWITLDAAGTLFHAANLDRDAEIAAAGKRGFKAIPLPVSLEAHIEAKVRSFQSPNVVAMLPGANVAAKKPDQAVMYTAHYDHLGMVPGMAGDNIYNGAADNATGVGMLLEMARAWSTLKTPPPHSIIFASVAAEEQGLLGSEYLGQHPPVPPGQIALDINYDMILPVGIPQEVNLNGAQRTTFYPTVQATAKRFGLTITPEAHPEAGGYYRSDHFSLSRVGIPAFSVDQGELFEGHDRAWGEAIDKNFVDHDYHNFSDNYHADWNFAGNAKLVRFGMELGWEAISAPRTIEWLHGDEFEAARKATEK, from the coding sequence ATGTCGCTTTTAGCGCTCTCCGTCTCGGTCATTGCGCAAACGGTCCCCGTAAACGTAAAAGCCGCTATCGACTCGGTCGATGCGGAAAAGATACGCGCGCACGTAAAGTTTCTCTCCGACGATCTTCTCGAAGGCCGCGGCCCCGGCACGCGCGGAGGCGAGATCGCCGCGCAATATATCGCCACACAGTTCGCGCTCTACGGCCTCAAACCCGCGGGCGACAACGGCGCGTATCTGCAGGAGGTCAACTTCGTCGGCACGAAGACCATCGCCGACAAGACGCACTTCTCCTTCGTGCCCGACAAGCCGAAGGGCGGAGGCATGTCCATCATGCTGCACAGCTACGACCTCACCTACGGCGACGACTACACCGTCAACAACCGCAAGCTCACCGAGACCGCCGACATCAACGCGCCGATCGTCTTCGTCGGCTACGGCGTCGTCGCGCCGGAGTTCGGATGGAACGACTACGCAGGCGTCGATGTGAAGGGCAAAGTCGTCCTCTGCATCGTCGGCGACCCGCCGTCGGACGACCCGAAGTTCTTCGGAGGCAAGGCGCTTACCTACTACGGCCGCTGGACGTACAAGTTTGAAGAGGCGGCGCGGCAGGGAGCCATCGGCGCGCTCGTCATCCACCGGACTGATCTGGCAAGTTACGGCTGGGACGTGGTCAAGAACTCGAACACCGGCGAGAAGACCTACCTGCGTGATAACAAGGATCCGCAGCTCGAGGCCGCTAGCTGGATCACGCTCGATGCCGCGGGTACGCTCTTCCACGCCGCCAATCTCGACCGTGACGCCGAGATCGCCGCTGCGGGCAAGCGCGGCTTCAAGGCGATTCCGCTTCCCGTCTCGCTCGAAGCGCATATCGAAGCGAAGGTGCGCAGCTTTCAGTCGCCGAACGTCGTTGCGATGCTCCCCGGCGCGAACGTTGCAGCAAAGAAACCCGATCAGGCGGTGATGTATACGGCGCATTACGACCACCTGGGCATGGTGCCCGGCATGGCCGGCGACAATATCTACAACGGCGCCGCCGACAACGCCACCGGCGTCGGCATGCTGCTGGAGATGGCGCGTGCGTGGTCCACGCTCAAGACACCGCCGCCGCACTCCATCATCTTCGCCTCTGTTGCCGCTGAAGAGCAGGGCCTGTTAGGCAGCGAGTACCTCGGCCAGCATCCGCCTGTTCCTCCGGGACAAATCGCGCTCGACATCAACTACGACATGATCCTGCCCGTCGGCATTCCGCAGGAGGTCAACCTCAACGGGGCGCAGCGCACCACCTTCTACCCCACGGTACAGGCGACGGCAAAACGCTTCGGCCTCACCATCACGCCAGAGGCGCATCCTGAAGCAGGCGGCTACTACCGCTCCGACCACTTCTCGCTCTCGCGCGTGGGCATCCCGGCCTTCTCCGTCGATCAGGGTGAGCTCTTTGAAGGCCACGACCGCGCATGGGGCGAGGCCATCGACAAGAACTTCGTCGACCACGACTACCATAACTTCTCCGACAACTATCACGCCGATTGGAACTTCGCCGGCAACGCGAAGCTCGTTCGCTTCGGCATGGAACTCGGTTGGGAGGCCATCTCCGCTCCCAGAACGATCGAGTGGCTGCACGGCGACGAGTTCGAAGCCGCACGCAAGGCGACGGAGAAGTAG
- a CDS encoding PEP-CTERM sorting domain-containing protein, giving the protein MRRDSMRRLSGLLVLACVFAAPVFAHADSITTLPEYNGTARFPDPGPYQPSTVIGTFNITPGDTAITISGTFGNSLTGSSSGLDVYLGSILVAQCVEFGACYENMTSIPTPWSASLTSSQIALLGTGVVDLTVVQTSQYWIRLGETTLTQVNTAPTPEPSSLLLLGTGALGAVGALRRRVRG; this is encoded by the coding sequence ATGAGGAGAGATTCTATGCGTCGCCTTTCCGGACTGCTTGTGCTGGCCTGCGTCTTCGCTGCACCTGTCTTCGCCCACGCTGATTCCATCACCACCTTGCCGGAGTACAACGGCACGGCACGCTTTCCCGATCCCGGTCCGTATCAGCCGTCGACGGTGATCGGCACCTTCAACATCACGCCGGGCGATACGGCGATCACCATCTCGGGCACGTTTGGCAACTCGCTGACGGGAAGCTCCTCGGGATTGGACGTTTACCTGGGGTCCATTCTGGTGGCGCAGTGCGTGGAGTTCGGAGCCTGCTACGAGAACATGACCTCGATACCGACGCCCTGGAGCGCATCGCTGACTTCGTCGCAGATCGCGTTGCTGGGCACGGGAGTGGTGGACCTGACCGTGGTGCAGACCTCGCAGTACTGGATCAGGCTGGGCGAGACGACGCTGACGCAGGTGAACACCGCGCCCACGCCGGAGCCCTCGTCGCTGCTGCTGCTGGGGACGGGTGCGCTGGGCGCTGTCGGAGCCTTGCGGCGCAGAGTGCGCGGCTGA
- a CDS encoding DUF1761 domain-containing protein — protein MNSVRHYPLAIVVATLCYFGLGAVWFTMFRNAWLEGIGKTMEQLQQSGVSPALAYLVALLLTLALALFLSWLIQATGEMTVARGVQVAIILWFCTVFATFATEYVFEGRSVKTLALVAGYPLAGMTLMGAVLGGWTKKSE, from the coding sequence ATGAACAGCGTGCGCCATTATCCTTTGGCGATCGTCGTTGCGACTCTTTGTTACTTTGGCCTGGGAGCGGTGTGGTTCACCATGTTTCGCAACGCTTGGCTCGAGGGCATCGGCAAGACGATGGAGCAGTTGCAGCAGAGCGGCGTAAGTCCCGCGCTGGCTTATCTGGTGGCGCTGCTGCTGACGCTGGCCCTGGCATTGTTTCTGTCGTGGCTGATTCAGGCGACGGGGGAGATGACGGTGGCTCGCGGCGTGCAGGTGGCGATCATCCTCTGGTTCTGCACCGTCTTCGCCACCTTCGCGACAGAGTACGTCTTTGAAGGCCGCAGTGTGAAAACTCTTGCACTGGTTGCGGGCTATCCTCTAGCAGGCATGACGCTTATGGGGGCCGTGCTCGGCGGTTGGACGAAGAAGAGCGAGTAG